The nucleotide sequence GCCCGCAGCCGAAACGACTGAGCCGAAGAGACAGTTCAGCCGCGAGCGAGCTCGCGCGCCAGCCGCGCCCCTGCCTCCTCGAGCCACCGCGCGGTGTCGGCCATCGCGGCCTCGCCGGAGCCTGCGAGCTCGGTGAGCGAGGCCGTCGCGGCGAAGCCCGAGGTGTCGGCATCCGCCGCGATGCGGCCTGCGACCAGCGCCACCGGCACGTCGGCGGCCGCGGCCACAGCGCCGACGTGCGCGGGCACCTTGCCCGCCGCGGACTGGCCGTCGTACGACCCTTCGCCGGTGACGACGACGGATGCTGCGGCCACTGCCGCGTCGAGTCCCACGAGCTCCGCGACCGCCGCTGAGCCCGGCACCAGCCGCGCGCCCCACACCAGTAGGCCGAACCCGGTACCACCGGCGGCGCCGGCCCCCGCGGCCTCGGGGTCGGCGTCGACCAGCGCGGCGAGTCGCGCGAGGCCGGCGTCGAGCACCGCGATGTCCTCGTGGCCGGCGCCCTTCTGCGGGCCGAAGATCGCCGCAGCTCCCCGGGGTCCGAGGAGGGGGTTGGTCACATCGCTCAGCACCGTCACGCCACCGGACGGAAGAGGGGAGAGTCCCGACACGTCGGCCGCCGTCAGCGTGCCGAGACCGCGTGCGCCGCCGGCGACCGGCCGGGCCGCAGCATCCGTGAATCGGGCGCCGAGCGCCGTCAGCATGCCGGTGC is from Microbacterium sp. LWH3-1.2 and encodes:
- a CDS encoding glycerate kinase, giving the protein MAHTVVIAPDSFKGTIGAAAAAEALAAGWRRQRPDGELRLMPMADGGEGTVDAFAAAVPGARRMPVTVTGPEDAPVEASWVLLPATPDAPHGTAVVELANTSGIELLGTPPRLRAFDAHTRGFGEAIADALAHGVSCLVLGIGSSSSTDGGTGMLTALGARFTDAAARPVAGGARGLGTLTAADVSGLSPLPSGGVTVLSDVTNPLLGPRGAAAIFGPQKGAGHEDIAVLDAGLARLAALVDADPEAAGAGAAGGTGFGLLVWGARLVPGSAAVAELVGLDAAVAAASVVVTGEGSYDGQSAAGKVPAHVGAVAAAADVPVALVAGRIAADADTSGFAATASLTELAGSGEAAMADTARWLEEAGARLARELARG